From one Spirochaetota bacterium genomic stretch:
- a CDS encoding long-chain fatty acid--CoA ligase — MYRIEYGTPAPLIRATARPPISPIREEDRMSWKDLNLTWHYVEKWADKSPDAEALVFEDTRLTWRQFKNRMDLTAKAFLDAGVKKGDRVALLSMARTEFQVTYMAANKVGAIWLGLNPKFTPDELRFQVNDAKPVVLVAVRDFMGTDLGPVITALMSECPFIKKTLIVGAPLDGTEQFEEYIGKDRTGLDAALEERASSIQGADSALLMYTSGSTGKPKGVVHTHTSIIENIKVEVKKFYFREGGRALLHFPINHVAADVEIGFGAILAGACIVCMDRFDPNATLAMIGKEKLQVIGQVPVMFLLEMMQPTFGQTDFSSIELFAWAGAAAPRVMLDALSGIAKKTGANLITGYGSTEVCGFVTYTEKGDDDETLLTTAGKIAPPFELKIVDTARKELPDGEVGEIAVRGAFMFKEYFNNPAETAKVLDKDGWYYTSDLAFRDAKGYIHITGRISEMFKTGGENVYPREIEDAIESHDAVIFAAVIGVPDEVYQEVGWAYVMPTPGKSVTEEEIRAHCKAKLANFKVPKKYFIRPLLPLLASGKVNKLALKEEIKETLKK; from the coding sequence TTGTACCGGATTGAATACGGCACGCCCGCGCCGCTCATTCGCGCGACGGCGCGCCCACCCATATCGCCGATACGCGAGGAGGACCGCATGAGCTGGAAGGACCTGAACCTGACGTGGCATTATGTCGAAAAATGGGCGGACAAATCGCCCGACGCCGAGGCCCTGGTGTTTGAGGACACCCGGCTCACCTGGCGCCAGTTTAAAAACCGCATGGACCTGACCGCGAAGGCTTTCCTGGACGCGGGAGTGAAGAAGGGCGACCGCGTCGCGCTTCTGTCCATGGCGCGCACGGAATTCCAGGTCACCTACATGGCGGCGAACAAGGTGGGCGCGATCTGGCTGGGGCTCAACCCGAAGTTCACCCCGGACGAGCTCCGGTTCCAGGTGAACGACGCGAAACCCGTTGTCCTCGTCGCCGTCCGCGACTTCATGGGAACGGACCTGGGTCCCGTAATCACCGCGCTCATGTCCGAATGCCCCTTCATCAAAAAAACCCTGATCGTGGGCGCGCCCCTCGATGGCACCGAGCAGTTCGAGGAGTACATCGGGAAGGATCGCACGGGGCTCGACGCGGCGCTCGAGGAGCGCGCGTCGTCGATACAGGGCGCGGACAGTGCACTGTTGATGTACACATCCGGCTCCACCGGAAAGCCCAAGGGCGTCGTCCACACCCATACGAGCATCATCGAAAACATAAAGGTCGAGGTGAAGAAATTCTACTTCCGCGAGGGGGGCAGGGCGCTCCTGCATTTTCCCATCAACCACGTGGCTGCGGACGTCGAGATCGGATTCGGCGCGATCCTGGCGGGGGCGTGTATCGTGTGCATGGACCGCTTCGACCCGAACGCGACACTCGCGATGATCGGGAAGGAGAAGCTCCAGGTGATAGGCCAGGTCCCGGTCATGTTTTTGCTGGAGATGATGCAGCCCACGTTCGGCCAGACCGATTTCAGCAGCATAGAGCTCTTCGCATGGGCCGGGGCGGCCGCGCCCCGGGTGATGCTGGACGCGCTCTCGGGCATCGCCAAGAAGACCGGCGCGAACCTCATCACCGGGTACGGGAGCACGGAGGTATGCGGCTTCGTCACTTACACGGAGAAGGGCGACGACGACGAGACGCTCCTCACCACGGCGGGAAAGATCGCGCCGCCCTTCGAACTGAAGATAGTCGATACCGCCCGAAAGGAATTGCCCGACGGCGAAGTAGGCGAGATCGCCGTGCGGGGAGCATTCATGTTCAAGGAGTATTTCAACAACCCCGCGGAGACTGCGAAGGTGCTGGACAAGGATGGCTGGTATTACACGAGCGACCTCGCGTTCAGGGACGCGAAGGGCTACATCCATATCACGGGCAGGATATCGGAGATGTTCAAGACCGGCGGGGAAAACGTGTACCCCCGCGAGATCGAGGACGCGATCGAATCGCACGACGCGGTCATCTTCGCGGCCGTGATCGGCGTGCCCGACGAGGTCTACCAGGAGGTGGGCTGGGCCTACGTGATGCCCACGCCAGGGAAATCGGTCACGGAGGAGGAGATACGTGCGCACTGCAAGGCGAAGCTCGCGAATTTCAAGGTGCCCAAGAAATATTTCATACGCCCGCTCCTGCCGCTGCTCGCCAGCGGAAAGGTCAACAAGCTCGCACTCAAGGAAGAGATCAAGGAGACGCTGAAGAAGTAG